One window from the genome of Saimiri boliviensis isolate mSaiBol1 chromosome 2, mSaiBol1.pri, whole genome shotgun sequence encodes:
- the OR4K1 gene encoding olfactory receptor 4K1, translating to MAHTNESVVSEFVLLGLSNSWELQLFFFAIFSIVYVTSVLGNVLLIVIISVDSRLNSPMYFLLSNLSFIDICQSNFATPKMLVDFFVEHKTISFEGCMTQIFLLHSFVGSEMMLLVAMAYDRFIAICKPLHYSTIMNQRLCVIFVSISWAVGILHSVSHLAFTVDLPFCGPNEVDSFFCDLPLVIELACMDTYEMEIMTLTNSGLISLSCFLALVISYTIILISVWRRSSSGSSKALSTLTAHITVVILFFGPCIYFYIWPFSRLSVDKFLSLFYTVCTPLLNPIIYSLRNEDVKSAMWRLRNHHVNSWKS from the coding sequence ATGGCTCACACAAACGAATCGGTGGTGTCTGAGTTCGTACTTTTGGGACTCTCTAATTCCTGGGAacttcaacttttcttttttgccatcTTTTCTATAGTCTATGTGACATCAGTGCTCGGCAATGTCCTACTTATTGTCATCATTTCTGTTGACTCCCGTTTGAATTCTCCTATGTACTTCTTGCTCAGTAATCTTTCTTTCATTGATATCTGCCAGTCTAACTTTGCCACCCCCAAGATGCTCGTAGACTTTTTTGTTGAGCACAAGACTATCTCCTTTGAGGGTTGTATGACCCAGATATTCCTTCTTCACAGTTTTGTTGGGAGTGAGATGATGTTGCTTGTAGCTATGGCATATGACAGATTTATAGCCATATGTAAGCCGCTGCACTACAGTACAATTATGAACCAGAGGCTATGTgtaatttttgtgtctatttccTGGGCGGTGGGCATTCTTCATTCTGTGAGCCACTTGGCTTTTACAGTGGACCTGCCATTCTGTGGTCCCAATGAGGTAGATAGCTTCTTTTGTGACCTTCCCTTGGTGATAGAGCTGGCTTGCATGGATACATATGAAATGGAAATTATGACCCTAACaaacagtggcctgatctcattGAGCTGTTTTCTGGCTTTAGTTATTTCCTACACCATCATTTTGATCAGTGTCTGGCGCAGATCTTCCAGTGGGTCATCCAAGGCTCTTTCTACACTGACTGCCCACATCACAGTGGTGATTCTTTTCTTCGGGCcttgcatttatttctatatatggCCTTTTAGCAGACTTTCTGTGgacaaatttctttctctcttttacactgtttgtaCTCCCTTGTTGAACCCCATCATCTACTCTCTGAGGAATGAAGATGTGAAATCAGCCATGTGGAGGCTGAGAAACCATCATGTGAACTCCTGGAAAAGCTAG